The proteins below come from a single Synechococcus sp. WH 8101 genomic window:
- the glmM gene encoding phosphoglucosamine mutase has product MVETAIPPLGLPHSPAQASFGTDGLRGRVGTTITPALALQVGYWCGRVLPKAGPVLIGMDSRSSGAMIVAALTAGLTAAGREVWTLGLCATPAVPGLIRRTGAAGGLMVSASHNPPHDNGIKVFGADGSKLRSELQQAIEAGLHGDTGEGAIGEGSQSCGPAHHRPDLLIHYRDALLASVPDQRLDGVPIVLDLCWGSATACGANVFASLGADLTVLHGEPDGARINVNCGSTHLEPLRHAVLERGAAMGFAFDGDADRMLAVDGRGRIVDGDHVLYLWGSALQEAQALPEQRLVATVMSNLGFERAWQARGGVLERTAVGDQYVHAAMVSTGAGLGGEQSGHILSAAHGLSGDGVLTALQLATLCQERQLSLADWLDQSFQAYPQKLVNVRVPDRARRQGWAECAPLADLVQEAEAAMAENGRVLVRASGTEPLLRVMVEAAELAMVEHWTSRLAQAADQHLNAA; this is encoded by the coding sequence ATGGTCGAGACCGCCATTCCGCCCCTGGGACTGCCCCATTCGCCGGCTCAGGCCAGCTTCGGCACCGATGGGCTGCGAGGCCGTGTGGGCACCACGATCACGCCGGCACTCGCGCTGCAGGTGGGCTACTGGTGCGGCCGGGTGCTGCCCAAGGCGGGCCCGGTGCTGATCGGCATGGATTCGCGGAGCAGCGGCGCCATGATCGTGGCGGCGTTGACCGCAGGGCTCACCGCTGCAGGTCGGGAAGTGTGGACGCTCGGTCTCTGCGCCACTCCGGCGGTGCCAGGGCTGATCCGTCGCACTGGCGCCGCCGGTGGCTTGATGGTGTCGGCGAGCCACAACCCGCCTCACGACAACGGCATCAAGGTGTTCGGTGCCGATGGCAGCAAGTTGCGCAGTGAGCTGCAGCAGGCGATCGAAGCCGGGCTCCATGGGGACACAGGCGAGGGTGCCATCGGTGAGGGATCCCAGAGCTGTGGCCCCGCCCATCACCGCCCCGACCTGCTGATCCATTACCGCGATGCTCTGCTGGCGAGCGTGCCCGATCAGCGGCTGGATGGAGTGCCGATCGTGCTCGACCTCTGCTGGGGGTCGGCGACCGCCTGCGGCGCCAATGTGTTTGCCAGCCTCGGCGCTGATCTCACCGTCTTGCATGGCGAGCCCGATGGTGCCCGCATCAATGTGAACTGCGGCTCCACCCACCTGGAGCCCCTGCGACACGCCGTGCTGGAACGGGGAGCCGCGATGGGGTTCGCCTTTGACGGCGACGCCGATCGGATGTTGGCCGTGGATGGTCGCGGCCGGATCGTGGATGGCGACCACGTGCTCTATCTCTGGGGATCGGCGCTGCAGGAGGCTCAGGCCCTGCCCGAGCAGCGACTGGTGGCCACGGTGATGTCGAACCTGGGATTTGAGCGGGCCTGGCAGGCGCGCGGTGGCGTGCTGGAGCGCACGGCGGTGGGTGATCAATACGTTCACGCCGCCATGGTCAGCACCGGGGCCGGCCTCGGGGGTGAGCAGTCGGGACACATCCTCTCAGCGGCCCATGGACTGTCGGGCGATGGCGTGCTCACAGCCCTACAGCTCGCCACCCTGTGCCAGGAACGCCAGCTCAGCCTCGCCGATTGGCTCGATCAGAGTTTTCAGGCCTATCCGCAGAAGCTGGTGAATGTGCGCGTGCCCGATCGGGCGCGGCGTCAAGGATGGGCGGAGTGTGCACCGCTGGCTGATCTGGTGCAGGAGGCGGAAGCGGCCATGGCCGAAAACGGGCGGGTCCTGGTGCGTGCCAGCGGCACCGAACCGCTGCTGCGGGTGATGGTGGAGGCCGCGGAGCTGGCGATGGTGGAGCACTGGACCAGCCGCCTGGCCCAGGCCGCCGATCAGCACCTCAACGCGGCCTGA
- a CDS encoding BadF/BadG/BcrA/BcrD ATPase family protein encodes MTAVILAGFDAGQTSCRCRLRRWDNRRNLWQDFADGSGSPVSHLDAEGGEDRFRAALRSSLHAAWAAAEAEAPGSLTATPALAAAAIGASGLEQGTALQARAQTLMAAELTLPPHRCLATGDERTALHGAFPDAAGIVLISGTGMICLGRNSQGEEARSGGWGWMLDGGGGAFDLGHQGLQLTLRMADGRLPDKPLRQQLWQALQCSSAAEIKALVVRPERSVPALAQLAPLVQDAAAAGDHDAAAILQRSADALAEAVTAVANRLSLATVAISPRGGALEHLPLFRAAVERALEARLPHWHWQAGQADACAGALTLAERLLRPR; translated from the coding sequence ATGACTGCTGTGATCCTGGCGGGCTTCGATGCCGGCCAGACCTCCTGCCGCTGCCGGCTCCGCCGCTGGGACAACCGCAGGAACCTCTGGCAGGACTTTGCCGACGGGAGTGGCTCCCCCGTGTCGCATCTGGACGCTGAGGGTGGCGAGGACCGCTTTCGAGCGGCACTGCGCAGCAGCCTTCACGCCGCCTGGGCGGCGGCTGAGGCGGAAGCGCCCGGGTCGCTCACCGCCACGCCCGCGCTGGCAGCAGCCGCAATCGGCGCCAGTGGCCTGGAGCAGGGCACGGCCCTGCAGGCCCGCGCCCAGACCCTGATGGCGGCGGAACTGACGCTGCCTCCGCACCGCTGCCTGGCGACCGGGGATGAACGCACGGCACTCCACGGCGCCTTTCCTGATGCGGCGGGGATCGTGCTCATCAGCGGCACCGGCATGATCTGCCTGGGCCGGAACAGCCAGGGCGAGGAGGCGCGCAGCGGTGGCTGGGGCTGGATGCTGGATGGCGGCGGTGGGGCCTTCGATCTGGGGCATCAGGGCCTGCAGCTGACGCTGCGGATGGCCGATGGCCGCCTGCCGGACAAGCCGCTGCGGCAACAGCTCTGGCAAGCCCTCCAGTGCAGCAGCGCAGCGGAGATCAAAGCCCTGGTGGTGCGTCCGGAGCGGAGTGTGCCGGCCCTGGCCCAGCTGGCGCCGCTGGTGCAGGACGCCGCCGCTGCAGGCGATCACGACGCGGCGGCGATCCTGCAGCGCTCGGCCGACGCCCTGGCGGAGGCGGTGACCGCCGTCGCCAACCGCCTCTCTCTCGCCACCGTGGCGATCAGTCCCCGCGGGGGGGCGCTGGAGCATCTGCCCCTGTTTCGCGCGGCGGTGGAACGGGCCCTCGAGGCCCGTTTGCCCCACTGGCACTGGCAAGCGGGTCAAGCCGATGCCTGCGCCGGCGCCCTCACCCTGGCGGAGCGCCTGCTCAGGCCGCGTTGA
- a CDS encoding IctB family putative bicarbonate transporter: MVEASAPTPWLLRWQGLLPSPPGLQQRLSLWAGWILIALLAGLPWISRTGLGLVILAAGALWLLWSATQPPGRLGAINLWLLLFLAVAVLATGLSPVPMAAAKGLAKLLSYLGVYALMQRLLAAHPRWWDRLVAALLAGELATSVFALRQLYGPTEELARWADPNSVAEGTIRIYGPLGNPNLLAGYLVPILPLALVALLRWQGWGQRLFAGMALGTGAAATLFSYSRGGWLGLLAALGLFVLLLLLRAIRHWPPLWRRLLPLALLVLAGVLIVLAATQIEPIRTRVASLLAGRGDSSNNFRINVWLAALEMIHDRPWIGIGPGNAAFNSIYPLYQQPKFNALSAYSVPLEILVETGVPGLIACLGLAWCSLRQGLAGLRERGAFSLPRLACLAAIVGLLVQGATDTIFFRPEVQIIGWFCLASLAQPLSPATDPAVEPAAAPDRA; this comes from the coding sequence ATGGTTGAGGCTTCGGCCCCCACCCCCTGGCTCCTGCGCTGGCAGGGCCTGCTGCCCAGCCCGCCAGGGCTGCAACAACGGCTCAGCCTCTGGGCCGGCTGGATTCTGATCGCACTGCTCGCCGGACTGCCGTGGATCAGTCGCACCGGGCTCGGCCTGGTGATCCTGGCCGCAGGAGCGCTCTGGCTGCTCTGGAGCGCCACCCAGCCGCCGGGTCGCCTCGGTGCCATCAACCTCTGGCTGCTGCTCTTTCTCGCCGTCGCCGTCCTGGCCACCGGGCTGTCGCCGGTGCCCATGGCCGCCGCCAAAGGCCTGGCCAAGCTGCTCAGTTACCTCGGCGTCTACGCCCTGATGCAACGGTTGCTGGCGGCACACCCCCGCTGGTGGGATCGCCTCGTCGCCGCCCTGCTGGCGGGCGAACTGGCCACCAGCGTGTTCGCGCTGCGTCAGCTCTACGGCCCCACGGAAGAACTGGCCCGCTGGGCCGATCCGAACTCGGTGGCGGAAGGCACGATCCGGATCTACGGCCCCCTCGGCAATCCCAACCTGCTGGCGGGCTATCTGGTGCCGATCCTGCCCCTGGCCCTCGTGGCCCTGCTGCGCTGGCAGGGATGGGGCCAGCGCCTGTTCGCGGGCATGGCCCTGGGCACGGGTGCTGCCGCCACCCTGTTCAGCTACAGCCGCGGCGGCTGGCTGGGCCTGCTCGCCGCACTTGGGCTGTTCGTGCTGCTGCTGCTGCTGCGCGCCATCCGCCACTGGCCTCCCCTCTGGCGAAGGCTTCTGCCCCTTGCCCTGCTCGTGCTGGCGGGAGTGCTGATCGTGTTGGCGGCCACCCAGATCGAACCGATCCGCACGCGGGTGGCCAGCCTGCTGGCGGGGCGAGGCGACAGCTCCAACAACTTCCGCATCAACGTGTGGCTGGCGGCACTCGAGATGATTCATGACCGGCCCTGGATCGGCATCGGTCCTGGCAATGCCGCCTTCAACAGCATCTATCCGCTCTATCAGCAGCCCAAATTCAATGCCCTGAGTGCCTACTCCGTGCCGTTGGAGATCCTGGTGGAGACAGGCGTTCCCGGCTTGATCGCCTGTCTCGGACTCGCCTGGTGCAGCCTGCGGCAAGGTCTGGCCGGTCTGAGGGAGCGCGGCGCCTTCAGCCTGCCCCGACTGGCCTGCCTGGCCGCGATCGTCGGTTTGCTGGTGCAGGGTGCCACCGACACGATCTTCTTCCGGCCGGAGGTGCAGATCATCGGTTGGTTCTGCCTGGCGAGCCTGGCCCAACCCCTCAGCCCAGCCACTGATCCAGCGGTGGAGCCTGCAGCAGCACCAGACCGCGCATGA
- the trmB gene encoding tRNA (guanosine(46)-N7)-methyltransferase TrmB, which translates to MRQHVNPLSRFFQLPRELPAPEALFSDPSLPIHLDIGSARGRFLLDLAAVQPHWNHLGVEIRRPLVDAAQRDRDRLELHNLCFLFCNANVSLEGWLAALSHDQLQRVSIQFPDPWFKKRHRKRRVLQPSLLLAIGAALAPGRELFLQSDVLEVIEPMVQLTELSGAFCRPPGDATPWRGANPLPVGTERERYVLAQNLPVYRVLFRRNAQPLPGRAELETEWERVDNPADDAPGTPDG; encoded by the coding sequence ATGCGCCAGCACGTCAATCCCCTCAGCCGGTTCTTCCAGCTGCCCCGGGAGCTGCCCGCTCCGGAGGCGCTGTTCAGCGACCCCTCCCTGCCGATCCATCTCGACATCGGTTCGGCCCGTGGCCGCTTTCTGCTCGACCTGGCGGCCGTGCAACCGCACTGGAACCACCTCGGCGTGGAGATCCGTCGTCCTCTGGTGGATGCAGCCCAGCGCGACCGGGATCGGCTGGAACTTCACAACCTCTGCTTTCTGTTCTGCAACGCCAATGTGAGCCTCGAGGGCTGGCTGGCCGCACTGAGCCACGACCAGCTGCAACGGGTGTCGATTCAGTTCCCCGATCCCTGGTTCAAAAAACGCCACCGCAAACGTCGCGTGCTGCAACCGTCCCTGCTGCTGGCGATCGGAGCAGCATTGGCGCCTGGACGGGAGCTGTTTCTGCAAAGCGATGTGCTCGAGGTGATCGAGCCGATGGTGCAGCTCACCGAACTGAGCGGCGCCTTCTGCAGGCCCCCAGGCGATGCCACGCCATGGCGCGGCGCCAACCCGTTGCCCGTGGGCACGGAGCGGGAGCGCTATGTGCTCGCCCAAAACCTGCCGGTGTATCGGGTGTTGTTCCGCCGCAACGCACAGCCGCTGCCGGGGCGTGCCGAGCTCGAAACGGAGTGGGAACGGGTCGATAATCCCGCAGATGACGCTCCGGGCACTCCCGATGGTTGA
- a CDS encoding FIST N-terminal domain-containing protein has product MTPFSPLNWFRSPAAQASCRTALSCEASLDEAVRQVADELGSASADLALVFVSSHFASDLPRLLPLLHKRLQSTHWLGAVGGGVIGTDRSGKATEVERNAALSVTLLNLPGAVLQPFAVATDSLPDLDGSSEEWHRWFELDPNTTRAMLLLVDPGSSGITDLISGRDYAYPAAACIGGIAAPHNAPHGSLLCGDQVVSGAVGLGIGGDWTLDPVVAQGCRPIGPVFAIEQSHRNVLLQLSEGSRRDSPVACLQRVLAELTEDEREMAKDSLFLGVERRDLLIGGNQPSEPGSAFLVRNLIGVDPRNGAVAVAERVRPGQNVQFQLREANASRQEASQLLCAARERAERPPLLGLLFACLGRGSGLFGTADGDVSIARSVMADLPISGAFCNGEIGPLGGSTHLHGYTACWGLLRQAPLSS; this is encoded by the coding sequence ATGACGCCGTTTTCACCGCTCAACTGGTTTCGATCGCCTGCTGCGCAGGCGTCCTGCCGGACGGCGTTGTCATGCGAAGCCTCTCTGGACGAGGCAGTGAGGCAAGTGGCGGATGAGCTCGGCTCTGCTTCGGCTGATCTGGCTCTGGTGTTCGTGTCCAGCCATTTCGCCAGCGACCTGCCGCGGCTGCTGCCCCTGCTCCACAAACGACTGCAGAGCACCCACTGGCTCGGGGCCGTGGGTGGTGGCGTCATCGGCACCGATCGCTCCGGCAAGGCCACTGAAGTGGAACGCAACGCCGCCCTCAGCGTCACCCTGCTCAACCTTCCCGGCGCGGTGCTGCAGCCTTTCGCCGTCGCTACCGACAGCCTGCCCGATCTCGATGGGTCCAGCGAAGAGTGGCACCGCTGGTTCGAGCTCGACCCCAACACCACCCGCGCCATGCTTCTGCTGGTGGATCCGGGCAGCAGCGGCATCACTGACCTGATCAGTGGCCGCGACTACGCCTACCCCGCAGCCGCCTGCATCGGTGGCATCGCCGCACCCCATAACGCTCCCCATGGCTCGCTGTTGTGCGGAGATCAGGTGGTGAGCGGTGCCGTGGGCCTCGGAATCGGCGGCGACTGGACCCTGGACCCGGTGGTGGCCCAGGGATGTCGCCCGATCGGCCCCGTGTTCGCGATCGAACAATCCCATCGCAACGTGCTGCTGCAGCTGAGCGAAGGCAGCCGTCGCGACAGCCCGGTCGCCTGCCTGCAGCGGGTGCTGGCGGAACTCACGGAGGACGAAAGGGAGATGGCGAAGGATTCCCTCTTCCTCGGCGTGGAACGACGGGATCTGCTGATCGGCGGCAATCAACCGAGCGAGCCCGGCAGTGCCTTCCTGGTGCGCAATCTGATCGGGGTCGATCCCCGCAACGGCGCCGTGGCGGTGGCGGAACGGGTGCGTCCCGGACAGAACGTGCAGTTTCAGTTGCGCGAGGCGAATGCCTCGCGCCAGGAGGCGAGTCAGCTGCTCTGCGCCGCCCGTGAACGGGCGGAACGCCCACCCCTGCTGGGGCTGCTGTTCGCTTGCCTCGGTCGCGGCAGCGGCCTCTTCGGCACTGCCGACGGTGATGTGTCGATCGCCCGGAGCGTGATGGCCGATCTGCCCATCAGCGGCGCCTTCTGCAATGGCGAAATCGGCCCCCTGGGCGGCAGCACCCATCTCCATGGCTACACCGCCTGCTGGGGGTTGCTGCGCCAGGCGCCCCTGTCGAGCTGA
- a CDS encoding DUF3177 family protein — protein sequence MPDLPYRSLVWLTYRLGACFAFGLPLVLLIWAALRREPAMVRLLTIYWKVASLLAISLLLLTDQRPLGYVTLLIAPVLMLVSIWFWVDLNEELADSPTWRPLPLTVRVWRWAFTGFAVLATLMAATGLPCARQLEGADCRVWLEAPQGLHRVVERLFDFVFGGQWTAAVAAFVGYVVLVAYVVGLIQWLLVRLPRQGRVAGEF from the coding sequence GTGCCCGATCTCCCTTACCGCAGCCTGGTCTGGCTCACCTATCGGCTGGGGGCCTGCTTCGCGTTTGGCCTGCCGCTGGTGCTGTTGATCTGGGCGGCGTTGCGTCGGGAGCCGGCAATGGTGCGACTGCTGACGATCTACTGGAAGGTTGCCAGTTTGTTGGCGATCAGCCTGCTTCTGCTCACCGATCAGCGTCCGCTCGGTTACGTCACGTTGCTGATAGCACCCGTGCTGATGCTGGTGTCGATCTGGTTCTGGGTTGATCTGAACGAAGAGCTGGCCGACTCACCGACCTGGCGACCGCTCCCGCTCACCGTGCGGGTCTGGCGTTGGGCGTTCACGGGTTTCGCTGTACTGGCCACGCTGATGGCCGCCACCGGTCTGCCCTGTGCCCGTCAGCTGGAGGGGGCCGATTGCCGGGTCTGGTTGGAGGCCCCCCAGGGGTTGCATCGGGTGGTGGAGCGCCTCTTCGATTTCGTCTTCGGCGGCCAGTGGACCGCCGCGGTTGCTGCGTTTGTGGGGTATGTGGTGTTGGTGGCCTACGTGGTGGGGCTGATCCAGTGGTTGCTGGTGCGATTGCCGCGGCAGGGACGGGTGGCCGGTGAGTTCTGA
- the ileS gene encoding isoleucine--tRNA ligase translates to MTEQTRPDADARPSYKDTLNLLETGFGMRANAIQREPELQALWRERGIDLELGLSNPGPVFTLHDGPPYANGALHMGHALNKVLKDIINKHRLMQGRQVRFVPGWDCHGLPIELKVLQAMDQEQRRALTPLKLRKKAAAYARKQVEGQMAGFKRWGIWADWDYPYLTLQKEYEAAQIEVFGSMALKGHIYRGLKPVHWSPSSRTALAEAELEYPDGHTSPSVYVAFPAVEAPQQLRAALQDQGVDLPADGDSLQDTLQVAIWTTTPWTLPANLAVSVNDRLEYCLADDGRGRLLIVAADLRDSLAGKLGRPLAAKAVVQGALLAGLTYRHPLLDRHSPVVIGGDYITTESGTGLVHTAPGHGVDDFNTGRKHDLPVLCPVDEAGTLTEEAGPFAGLNVLKDANPAIIEALEAAGALLLQESYGHRYPYDWRTKKPTIFRATEQWFASVEGFRNEALAAIDAVEWLPASGRNRIEAMVAERGDWCISRQRTWGVPIPVFYHRSSGEVLLNADSIAHIQALIAEHGADVWWEKDESELLPPSHQGEATQWRKGTDTMDVWFDSGSSWAAVASQRDGLSYPADLYLEGSDQHRGWFQSSLLTSVAVNGHAPYRTVLTHGFALDEKGRKMSKSLGNVVDPMVIIEGGKNQKQEPPYGADVLRLWVSSVDYSADVPIGAGILRQLADVYRKVRNTARYLLGNLHDFDPDRDAIPVEALPLLDRWMLQRTAVVLDEISEAFERYEFFRFFQLLQNYCVADLSNFYLDIAKDRLYVSAPNDRRRRSCQTVMALIIERLAGAIAPVLCHMAEDIWQNLPYAVAEDSVFRRGWPVVPDTWRDESLNAPMQQLRDLRGAVNRVLEECRSHQELGASLEAAVRVDARSETLQSALTWLADHGDPEVDGLRDWLLVSQLQLGGEPWAELLASDDANPLAVIEVARARGEKCERCWHYESDIGQHADHPSLCGRCVAVLKRR, encoded by the coding sequence GTGACCGAACAGACGCGCCCTGACGCTGACGCGCGCCCGTCCTACAAGGACACCCTCAACCTGCTGGAGACCGGTTTTGGGATGCGCGCCAATGCCATCCAGCGCGAGCCGGAACTCCAAGCCCTCTGGCGCGAGCGAGGCATCGATCTCGAGCTGGGGCTAAGCAACCCGGGTCCGGTGTTCACCCTGCACGACGGGCCGCCTTACGCCAACGGCGCCCTGCACATGGGCCACGCCCTCAACAAGGTGCTCAAAGACATCATCAACAAGCACCGGCTGATGCAGGGCCGGCAGGTGCGCTTCGTGCCCGGCTGGGATTGCCACGGCCTGCCGATCGAGCTCAAGGTGCTTCAGGCGATGGACCAGGAGCAACGCCGGGCCCTGACCCCACTCAAGCTGCGCAAGAAAGCCGCCGCCTACGCCCGCAAACAGGTGGAAGGCCAGATGGCTGGCTTCAAGCGCTGGGGGATCTGGGCCGACTGGGACTACCCCTATCTGACCCTCCAGAAGGAGTACGAAGCGGCTCAGATCGAGGTGTTCGGCAGCATGGCTCTGAAGGGCCACATCTACCGAGGCCTCAAGCCGGTGCACTGGAGCCCCAGCTCCCGCACCGCGCTGGCGGAAGCCGAACTGGAATATCCCGACGGTCACACCAGCCCAAGCGTCTATGTGGCGTTCCCTGCTGTTGAGGCACCGCAGCAGCTTCGTGCGGCACTGCAGGACCAAGGCGTTGATCTACCCGCTGATGGGGACAGCCTTCAGGACACCCTGCAAGTGGCGATCTGGACCACCACCCCCTGGACCCTGCCCGCCAACCTGGCGGTGTCGGTGAATGATCGGCTCGAGTACTGCCTGGCCGATGACGGCAGGGGTCGCTTGCTGATCGTGGCCGCCGACTTGCGCGACAGCCTCGCAGGCAAACTCGGGCGCCCGCTGGCGGCGAAAGCCGTCGTGCAAGGGGCTCTGCTGGCGGGGCTCACCTACCGCCATCCCCTGCTGGATCGGCACAGCCCTGTGGTGATCGGTGGCGACTACATCACCACCGAATCGGGCACGGGTCTGGTGCACACCGCACCCGGCCATGGCGTGGATGACTTCAACACCGGCCGCAAGCATGACCTGCCGGTGCTCTGCCCGGTGGATGAAGCCGGCACCCTCACGGAGGAGGCCGGCCCCTTTGCGGGCCTGAACGTGCTCAAGGACGCCAACCCGGCAATCATCGAAGCTCTCGAAGCAGCCGGTGCCCTGCTGCTGCAGGAGAGCTACGGCCACCGCTATCCCTACGACTGGCGCACGAAGAAACCCACGATCTTCCGGGCGACGGAACAGTGGTTCGCCTCCGTGGAGGGCTTCCGCAACGAAGCCCTCGCCGCCATCGACGCGGTGGAGTGGCTACCGGCTTCCGGGCGCAACCGGATCGAAGCGATGGTGGCGGAACGGGGTGACTGGTGCATCTCGCGCCAGCGCACCTGGGGTGTGCCAATCCCCGTGTTTTATCACCGCAGCAGCGGCGAAGTGCTGCTCAACGCCGACTCCATCGCCCACATTCAGGCACTGATCGCCGAACACGGTGCCGATGTTTGGTGGGAGAAAGACGAATCCGAGCTACTCCCCCCCAGCCATCAGGGCGAAGCAACGCAGTGGCGCAAAGGCACCGACACGATGGATGTGTGGTTCGATTCCGGCTCCAGCTGGGCCGCCGTCGCCAGTCAGCGCGATGGTCTCAGCTATCCGGCCGATCTTTATCTGGAGGGATCGGATCAGCACCGCGGCTGGTTCCAAAGCTCCCTGCTCACCTCGGTGGCGGTGAATGGCCATGCCCCTTACCGGACGGTGCTCACCCACGGATTCGCCCTCGACGAGAAGGGCCGCAAGATGAGCAAATCCCTCGGCAATGTGGTGGATCCGATGGTGATCATCGAGGGTGGCAAGAACCAGAAACAGGAACCTCCCTACGGCGCCGATGTGCTGCGTCTCTGGGTGAGTTCCGTCGACTATTCCGCCGATGTGCCGATCGGTGCCGGCATTTTGCGCCAGCTGGCCGATGTGTACCGCAAGGTGCGCAACACCGCGCGTTACCTGCTTGGCAACCTCCACGACTTCGATCCCGACCGCGATGCCATCCCGGTGGAAGCACTGCCACTGCTCGATCGCTGGATGCTGCAGCGCACCGCCGTGGTGCTCGATGAGATCAGCGAAGCCTTCGAACGCTACGAGTTCTTCCGCTTCTTCCAGCTGCTGCAGAACTACTGCGTTGCCGATCTCTCCAACTTCTACCTCGACATCGCCAAAGACAGGCTGTACGTGAGTGCCCCGAACGACCGGCGGCGGCGCAGCTGCCAGACGGTGATGGCGTTGATCATCGAACGCCTTGCCGGAGCGATTGCACCCGTGCTGTGCCACATGGCCGAAGACATCTGGCAGAACCTGCCCTACGCCGTGGCTGAAGACTCGGTGTTCCGGCGCGGCTGGCCCGTGGTGCCGGACACCTGGCGGGACGAGAGCTTGAACGCCCCGATGCAACAGCTGCGCGACCTGCGCGGCGCGGTGAACCGAGTGCTGGAGGAATGCCGTAGTCATCAGGAGCTGGGCGCCTCGTTGGAGGCAGCGGTGCGGGTCGACGCCCGATCCGAAACGCTCCAGTCAGCGCTCACCTGGCTGGCCGACCACGGCGATCCGGAGGTGGATGGATTGCGTGATTGGCTGCTGGTTTCCCAGCTGCAACTCGGTGGCGAACCCTGGGCAGAACTGCTGGCCAGCGACGACGCCAATCCCCTCGCCGTGATCGAGGTGGCGCGCGCCCGCGGTGAAAAATGCGAACGCTGTTGGCATTACGAAAGCGACATCGGCCAGCATGCCGATCACCCCAGCCTCTGCGGCCGCTGCGTGGCTGTGCTCAAACGGCGCTGA
- a CDS encoding Ycf66 family protein: MLATLTGDLCLLAGLALLLLPLLATELSRPRDSAWGALVLLLGLVLVTSSDRLRGAPMLAVVCATLLITRLGVEVGQGRWHQLGEEERQRLRSSERWRTSLQQLLAAIRRLAGNTGSALASLQPPTSAPDRPEGSNRSGKRWVRPEPSEQQQAEEPPAAQDAAAGAPSDPGTSVADDPEPTAEPQSTEAASKDG, from the coding sequence ATGCTGGCCACCCTCACAGGGGATCTCTGTCTGCTGGCGGGTCTGGCCCTGCTGCTGCTGCCCCTGCTCGCCACCGAGCTGAGCCGCCCCCGCGACAGCGCCTGGGGAGCCCTGGTGCTCCTGCTCGGGCTGGTGCTGGTGACCAGCAGTGATCGCCTGCGCGGCGCCCCGATGCTGGCCGTGGTCTGCGCCACGCTGCTGATCACCCGATTGGGGGTGGAAGTTGGTCAGGGGCGCTGGCACCAACTCGGCGAGGAGGAGCGCCAACGACTGCGGTCCAGCGAACGCTGGCGCACCAGCCTGCAGCAGTTGCTGGCTGCCATCCGTCGCCTGGCCGGCAACACCGGCAGCGCCCTGGCCAGCCTCCAACCTCCAACCTCCGCTCCCGACCGTCCGGAGGGAAGCAACCGCAGCGGCAAGCGCTGGGTGAGGCCCGAACCATCAGAACAACAACAAGCGGAAGAACCCCCTGCAGCACAGGACGCCGCCGCTGGAGCGCCATCAGACCCAGGGACGTCTGTTGCCGACGATCCGGAACCCACAGCGGAGCCGCAATCCACCGAAGCTGCCAGCAAGGACGGATAA